The nucleotide sequence TCGGTGGGCAGCCAGACGAGACCCTCTCCTCCAGCGGCTCGGACTGCTATGGGAGCCCCTGCTCCATACCCTCGCCCGCCACGCCAGGTTTCCAGCCCCCGCAAGCCTCAGGCTGGGAGGGCTCCTTCGGAGCGTACTCACCGCTGCCGAACTACGAGGGTGtgcagccctgggctgagccAGCCAAGGGCGGAGGGTCACAGCCCCCTTTCTTCGCCTTCGCCCCCCCGGCCCCCAGCCCTGGTGGGTCCCCTGCAAGCCTGAAGGGGCAGCCGGGCCCCTCGCCCCGTGTGGACCCACGGCTGCTGGACACGGACGCCTTCCCCTCGACCCAAGGTCCTCCCAGGGGCTTCGCGGGGCTGCCCCTGGCCCCCACCTCCCCGCTGCTGGAGGGGCCAGCGCTGGCGCCCAGCAAGGTGCGCAGCCCCGGGGCAGGCGAGGGCCGCTGCGCCGTCTGCGGGGACAACGCGTCCTGCCAGCACTACGGCGTGCGCACCTGCGAGGGCTGCAAGGGCTTCTTCAAGGTAAGGGGACCCCCACCTCATCACGTGTGCTGGGATGTTCCCACAGTGCTTTGCGGCAGCAGGAGGATGCTGCGGGGTGCCCCaaggaggggcagggcagggagcacagTCACGGAGCCCTCCCCACGGACACGGAGCCGGATGCTGGTCTGGAGCGGGAGGCAGGGGAGGACAGAAGGGCTTTTGTTTGGAGCCCGGCgccccgggctgagctcagCCGCTCCTTCCCCACCCGCAGCGCACAGTGCAGAAGAATGCCAAGTACATCTGCCTGGCCAACAAGGATTGCCCTGTGGACAAGCGGCGCAGGAACCGCTGCCAGTTCTGCCGCTTCCAGAAGTGCCTGGCCGTCGGCATGGTCAAAGAAGGTACCAGGGTCCCATCCAGGGTGGGGGGCACCCAGCAGGAATGGGGAGTCCCCACTCTGCAGCCTTTCTGGCTGCACTGAGGACAGACACTCACTGCAAGTCCCAACCACAGTGGTCCGGACTGACAGCCTGAAGGGGCGGCGGGGCCGTCTCCCCTCCAAGCCCAAACAGCCGCCAGATGCGTCCCCCGTCAGCCTCATCACCTCGCTGGTGCGGGCACACATTGACTccatccccagtgccaccaaGCTCGACTACTCCAAGGTATGGCCAGTGCCACTCTGTGACTTGCCCAGGAccatgctggggctggggctggatcCTGACCCATCCCCATCCTAGTTCCTCACCCACCCAATCCCAGATCCTGATCCTGTCCTGTCCCATTTCCTGATCCAAACTCATCCCTGTTCCTGACCCAACATTTTGCCAGTTCCTGACCCGTTCCCACCATCCGCATCCCAGTTCCTCACCCATCTTCGTCCCAGAtctttatcccatcccaattCCTGATCCACCCGTGTCCCAGTTCCTGACCCATTCCAGTTCCTGACCCACCCCCATCGCCATGCTGACCCATTGCTATCCCAGTTCCAGGAGTCAGCACCGTGCCCGTTTGAGAAGGAGGACTCAGTGGATGTGCAGCAGTTCTATGACCTGCTCACTGGCTCCATGGACGTCATCCGCAAGTGGGCCGAGAAGATCCAGGGCTTCACCGAGCTGCCCAAGGAGGACCAGGACCTTCTTCTGGAGTCGGCGTTCCTGGAGCTCTTTATCCTGCGCCTGGCCTACCGGTGAGCCCTGGGGCAGTGCAGAGTGGGGGGAGCCCGAGGTGTGCTGAGGGGTGACACCTGAATTGATGATGCCTGAATTTCTGCTGGCAGCTCTAAGCCAGAGGAAGGGAAACTCATCTTCTGCAATGGGGTGGTGCTGCACCGGCAGCAGTGCGTGCGTGGCTTTGGGGAGTGGATTGACGCCATCCTTGAGTTCTCCCAGAGCCTGCACCGCATGAGCGTCGACGtcccctccttctcctgcctTGCTGCTCTTGTCATTATCACAGGTGAGACCCCCCAGCTCCAGGCCCGttgctgtccccatccccaccctgTGTCTGTCACCATGTCCCACACCCTGTGTGTTACCCAGATCGGCACGGGCTGAAGGAGCCAAAGCGggtggaggagctgcagaacCGCATCGTGGGCTGCCTCAAGGaccacgtggcagctgcaggggctgagcctgggcGCTCCAGCTGCCTCTCCAAGCTTCTGGGGAAGCTGCCAGAGTTGCGCAGCCTCTGCACCCAAGGCCTCCAGCGCATTTTCTACCTCAAGCTGGAGGACCTAGTGCCGCCACCGCCCATTGTCGACAAGATCTTCATGGACACTCTGCCTTTCTGAGTCCCGGGCAAGGGGCTGCCATGAGGCCCTGACCCGCCTGGAGACATCTGGGACCTGACCTGGGCAACTCTGGTTCAGTCTGAGGATGCCTGGGAACACCTGGACACCCCTGGGTCACCCCTGGGATGCCTGGATCATCCCCTGTGTACACCAAGATCAACCTTGGGATGTTTGGGACTCCCCCTGGGTGATCCCCAGAATGCCTAGAAAACACCTGGGCATCCCTGGATCACTCCCAGGATGCCTCCTGTCACTCCTGGATCAATCCTGGGATGTCCGGGACCTCCCTGTGGACTCCTGAATGACctctgggacacctggggaccccccccccccccccccgggccaTCCCCAAGACTCTATGTACACCCCTGGATCATCCCCAGAATGTCTGGAACCCCCCTGGGTCATCCACAGGGTGCCTAGGACCCCCTGGGTACCTCTAGATCGCTCCTGGGATGCCTGGGACCACCCCTGCATCACTCCAGGGATGCCTGGGATCCCCTCTGGATCACTCCCAGGATATCTGGATCTCCCCTCAGATGCCTGAGTCTTGTTGGGGACACCCTTGTGGGCGCCCCATGTGCCTTCACggcccagggcacagccacaCAGCAGCCCCGGTGCCGTCTTCCCCGGGGGCATCGCCGGTGTGGTGCCCCCTTCCCCTGTAAAAATGCCCCTGATGTAAATAGCTCCGGCTGGGTCCTGTACAGAGTGCGGGGCGCAGGTGAGGGATGGCTCCGGTCCCCTCAACCTCGGCCCCTTCccctttatatatatttttctgggTCCCCTCTTTTTGGCCATTTTCTGTATATAAACTTGTACGTACAGTGAGAGCCACTGGGTGGGACCTTTGTCCCTTGTGTTCCCCTTTAGTTAATACTTGGGGATTGggaagcagggacagagcaaCGGGGCTGGGGTCAGCTGGGACGCTGGAAACGCTGGAGCTGGGGAGAGTGGGGGTGTTGGAGCTGCGGGCAGCCAGAACTCCGGGGAAGGGGAGGGCtggagggctggagctgggaacaAACAGGACActggagctgggacagctggagctggggacCGGAGCTAGTGACAGCCGGGACCTGGACAGTACAGATGTCGGAGCTGGGGGCAACTGGGACACTTGGGCTGGATAAAAACAGGACGCAGGTGCTGGGGTGAAAACAGTGCACTGGAGCTGGGACAGCCAGGGCGATGGAGCCGGGGACAGCTGGAGCTCCGGAGCCGGGATGCCAGAGCTGTGGACAGCCGGGCTGGTGgacctgggtacacctggggcACCGGAGCCAGCGACAGCCGGGATGCCAAAAGACAGCCGGGGctccagagctggggacagccgGAGCTGTGGACAGCCGGAGCCGGGGACAGCCGGGACGCCGGAGCTGCACGTTGCCCACGCCGCTGCCCTTGAACCGTCGCTCACCCCCGCGGCGGCGCTGCCGCGGCCCCGCACCTGTCGCCTGCCTGATTTATCCTCCCCAAAATAACCGGGAAGCGTGACCGTGTCCCCCGCTCGTGTTCCTGGGGACGTGGCTATCGGCAGGGCCAGCCCTGGCGGGGGGGCTGATGGCGTTTGGGGTCTCGATCCCAGTAGCTGAGGACAGAGTTCCAGGGCAGGGGGAGTGACACGCGGGGCTGATGTGTCCCCCGGCTtgtcccctccctccttctgtgGACAGCCTGGCCCCGGAGCAAACGTTAACGGGGACACCCGGAGCCGATGAGGAACAAGGGCCACATTGAggcgcggggccgggggtgCCCCGCAGTGACACACAACAAgggtccctctgtcccccccgccgccgcccccgccatGGCGACTGCGCTGACGCACGGCGGGGCCGCGAACGGGACTAGGGGTGGGCAAGAGCGGAGCTGCACACAGTGGGCACGGGGGGCACGGGGTTGGCACCCGGCACGGCAGAGCTCGGTACGGCTCGGTACGACGGAGCTCTGCTCCGGTCGTGCCGCAGATCTCTGTGCCCTCCCCACAGCTCAGGGCTGCCCGCTGCCCACCTTGTCCCCCTCTATGTCCCCGTTCCCTTGCCAGGGACTACTGCAGGAGGGACGGGGGCGCTTCCAGCAGGGCCAAGTAAAAGCAGTTCCGCGGACAGCTCCGGCCACGCCCGCGCTCTCGGTGGTGCACGGCACAGACACGGCAGTCCCGGTGTGTGCCCGGCTCCCCGCACGGTGACATGCCCTGGCCACGTTCCTGCGGCTATTTACACCATGCCATGTGTCTTCATGGTAGCATGGCCGATCAGTGCCCCAAATCCTCACGTCTGCATTACCTATGTCCCCCATGCCTGTCCATCCACgcatccctgtgtccccatgtccatCCATCTTACAGTCCCCGTCTCTcatgtccatccatccatccatccatccatccatccatccatccatccatccatccatccatccctctgtccccatACCCTTCATGTTCTCAGTatcccctgtgccctgtgtccccattccctgtgtccccatgtccatCCATGCCCTGTTTCTTTGTCCTCCAAGTTCCCACGTCTGTGCTTCCACTACATCCTGTGTCCCCATATCCACGTGTCTAACGTCTGTCCATATCCCCATATCCAGTCATCGCACTGTCCCTTTGTCTCCTAGTCTTCATGTCCCTTTATCCAGTATCCCCTATGTCCTGTGTCCCCATATCCCTGTGCCACGCTATTCCTTATGTCcatctgtccctgtgtccccccctTCCTTATTTCCCCATGGCCCTGCTTTCCCATAACTTTGTGTCCCTTCTGTCCCCCATACGGGTGTCTCCCGTGCCCCTGTGGTCCCCACGGCCTTTATCGGTACCCCTGTGGCCCGTGTCCCCGGCGTTGTCGCCATGTCCCCGCAGGGGTCAGCGGGGGACACcgacccgcccgccccgctgCAGTACAGCCGCGGAGCCTCCAGCACAGGGGGCGCCATGGAGCCGGTGAGCCGCTCTGGGCTGCGGCATTGCAGCTCTATGGCTCCTCGGGAACGAACCAGATCGGGGGGGGGAATCCGCGGACTCAGAATGGCGACTCCATTCCCGTCTACGCCCCGCGGCCTGGAACGGCACCGAAGGGGCAAAATCTTAATGGAATGAAGTTGAGAGTGATGAAACACGGGAGTAGTAGCCGGAAGGGCCGCTACGGTGGCCGGCGGTGTGTTCTGACCCCCCCGCGCAGATGAGTTGATCCACTTCCCTCCTCCGTGCCGTCAGATGGTCGGGCCCGGGCGGTGAGTGGGGACCGGGGCTGGGGCCGGGGGTGAGTGGCCCAGGGACCGAGGGGGATCCGGGGCCTCGAGCCTGGAGGGAACCTGAGGCGCTCCGTGGGAGATTGAGGTGGGCTCGGACCGGGACGTCTGGACCTGTGTGGTGTATTGGGGGCCCAACCGGGACGCCCCGGGCCCCTGTGAGGTGGAGGTGGGCCCGTACCGGGATACCTGGGTGTCCCTCTGGGCTATTGGATCCCTGAGGGGACCTGACCAGGATATTTGGGTCCCTCTGGGGTATTGCGGAGCCCCTACCGGGACTCTTGGCGTCCCTGTGTGCTGGCgagggagccaggctgggacaccTCCCTGGGGTGTGAGGAGACCAGGTCACGTCTGGGTTTCTCTGGGTTGTTAGAGACTCAAGTCAGGACATTTGGGTCCCTGTGGGACATTGAGGGGCCTCTCCTGGGACCACGGGGCCCTTGTGAGGTGGGCGGAGATGCACTGGGACACTGCTATAGTGTGTGACGAAACCAGACTGGGATATTTGGGTCCCTGTAGAGGAGGCCCGCCTATCCTGGGACAGGTGGATCCCTGTGGGGCACCCAGACCTGGACCCCCCTGAGCTTCTGCCAGGTGTGTGGGAGCGTTCATATCTGCAGGATGTGAGGGACTTAAACCAAGACATGTGGGTCTCTGTGGGGCTATGAGGGGCTTATACCAAGGGTGCCTGATCCCTGTGGCATGTGGGGGGCTCATATCAGGACATCTGGGTCCCTGTGGATTACCAGGAGGGCCACACCAGGTTCTTGTGGGGATTTTGGACACCAGCAGCAACCAACACCCCCCGCCCATTCTCCTGTCTCCTCAGCAGCCGCTGCTGTGCCCCCTCCAGCGCCGCCCCTGCCATGAACTGCCGCGCCGAGGTGCTGGAGGTGTCGGTGGAGGGGCGGCAGGTGGAGGAGGCCATGCTGGCCGTGCTCCACACCATCCTGCTGCACCGCAGCACTGGCAAGTTCCACTACAAGAAGGAGGGCACCTACTCCATCGGCACCGTGGGCACCCAGGACGTGGACTGTGACTTCATTGACTTTGCCTATGTCCGTGTCTCCTCTGAAGAGCTCGACCGGGCCCTCCGCAAGGCTGTTGGGGAGTTCAAGGTAAGGGTGGGGCCAGGAGGTATGAAAATGGCTGCATAAAAGGCATTAAGGGGAAGCTGAGGATGTTAGATCTGTTCAGCTGAAGAAGAGGAGACTGGGAGGAGACTCATCAGGTTCATCCCTAGggcagctctgatctctgctccctgggacagTGACAGCACCCAAGGGAACAGGTagagctgtgtcagggaagggGTAGGGTGGATATTGGGAAAAGATTCTTCCCCAGAGGGtgattgggcactggaacatCTCCCCAGGATTTGGTCATACTCTTAAGACTGTCAGAGCTCAAGGAGCCTTTGGACAacgctctcaggcacaggggaGGATtgttggggctgtcctgtgcagggccaggagtttgactggatgatccttgggggtctcttccaactcaggatattctgtgattctgtaaaacc is from Cinclus cinclus chromosome 30, bCinCin1.1, whole genome shotgun sequence and encodes:
- the NR4A1 gene encoding nuclear receptor subfamily 4immunitygroup A member 1, yielding MRGDSSSHLPLPLPPQDPRGACWRSGEMPCIQAQCSTSGAGPCERCPAELLSPEGGRFPMEVAGADLAAAPALPSFSTFMEGYAGEFDAFLYQLPASGQSSAATAFKLEDFQVYGCYPSAFGGQPDETLSSSGSDCYGSPCSIPSPATPGFQPPQASGWEGSFGAYSPLPNYEGVQPWAEPAKGGGSQPPFFAFAPPAPSPGGSPASLKGQPGPSPRVDPRLLDTDAFPSTQGPPRGFAGLPLAPTSPLLEGPALAPSKVRSPGAGEGRCAVCGDNASCQHYGVRTCEGCKGFFKRTVQKNAKYICLANKDCPVDKRRRNRCQFCRFQKCLAVGMVKEVVRTDSLKGRRGRLPSKPKQPPDASPVSLITSLVRAHIDSIPSATKLDYSKFQESAPCPFEKEDSVDVQQFYDLLTGSMDVIRKWAEKIQGFTELPKEDQDLLLESAFLELFILRLAYRSKPEEGKLIFCNGVVLHRQQCVRGFGEWIDAILEFSQSLHRMSVDVPSFSCLAALVIITDRHGLKEPKRVEELQNRIVGCLKDHVAAAGAEPGRSSCLSKLLGKLPELRSLCTQGLQRIFYLKLEDLVPPPPIVDKIFMDTLPF
- the ATG101 gene encoding LOW QUALITY PROTEIN: autophagy-related protein 101 (The sequence of the model RefSeq protein was modified relative to this genomic sequence to represent the inferred CDS: deleted 1 base in 1 codon), encoding MKLRVMKHGSSSRKGRYGGRRCVLTPRADELIHFPPPCRQMVGPGRSRCCAPSSAAPAMNCRAEVLEVSVEGRQVEEAMLAVLHTILLHRSTGKFHYKKEGTYSIGTVGTQDVDCDFIDFAYVRVSSEELDRALRKAVGEFKDALRGSGSDGMGQISLEFYQKKKSRWPFSDECIPWELWTIKVNVVNLANEQERQICREKVGEKLCEKIINIVEVMNRHEYLPKMPTQSEVDNVFDTSLKDVQPYLYKISYQITDSLGTSVTTTMRRLIKDTLAL